Proteins co-encoded in one Pseudarthrobacter chlorophenolicus A6 genomic window:
- a CDS encoding NAD-dependent epimerase/dehydratase family protein, which translates to MSRLEGANILVTGGAGTIGSTLVDALLQAGAGRIDVLDNMVRGRLGNLDAALSSGRVELVRGTIQDRDLVNDLVRGKDLVFHQAAIRITQCAEEPRLALEVLVDGTFNVIEAAAAHKVGKLVAASSASVYGMAEEFPTAERHHHANNDTFYGAAKSFNEGMARSFRAMTGLDYVLLRYFNVYGPRMDVHGLYTEVLVRWMERIMDGRPPLIFGDGLQTMDFVYTTDVARANVLAAAGDVHEGVYNIASGTETSLLEMAQALLRVMGSGLAVEHGPARQVNGVERRLADTTAAARDLAFKAEVGLEEGLRELVAWWKPLRDEIAASRKAGA; encoded by the coding sequence GTGAGCCGGCTGGAGGGGGCCAACATCCTGGTAACGGGCGGTGCCGGCACCATCGGTTCCACGCTGGTGGATGCGCTGCTTCAGGCCGGCGCGGGCCGGATCGACGTCCTGGACAACATGGTCCGCGGCCGGCTTGGAAACCTTGACGCCGCCCTTTCATCGGGACGGGTGGAGCTGGTTCGGGGAACCATCCAGGACCGGGACCTGGTCAACGACCTGGTCAGGGGCAAGGACCTGGTGTTCCACCAGGCGGCCATCCGGATAACCCAGTGCGCTGAAGAGCCGCGGCTGGCGCTGGAGGTGCTGGTTGACGGAACGTTCAACGTCATCGAGGCGGCGGCCGCGCACAAGGTCGGGAAGCTGGTGGCGGCTTCCAGTGCGTCCGTTTACGGGATGGCGGAGGAATTCCCGACGGCGGAACGGCACCACCACGCCAACAATGACACCTTCTACGGGGCCGCCAAGTCGTTCAACGAGGGCATGGCCCGCAGCTTCCGCGCGATGACGGGGCTGGATTACGTGCTGCTGCGCTACTTCAACGTCTACGGCCCGCGGATGGACGTGCATGGCCTGTATACCGAGGTGCTGGTGCGGTGGATGGAACGCATCATGGATGGCCGGCCGCCGCTGATCTTCGGCGACGGGCTCCAGACCATGGACTTCGTGTACACCACTGATGTGGCGCGGGCCAACGTGCTCGCCGCCGCCGGCGACGTACACGAGGGCGTTTACAACATCGCCAGCGGAACCGAAACAAGCCTCCTGGAAATGGCGCAGGCGCTCCTGCGGGTCATGGGCTCCGGCCTGGCCGTGGAACATGGTCCCGCCAGGCAGGTCAACGGGGTGGAGCGGCGCCTGGCGGACACCACCGCCGCAGCCCGGGACCTCGCTTTCAAGGCCGAGGTGGGGCTGGAGGAGGGACTCCGTGAGCTGGTGGCCTGGTGGAAACCGCTGCGCGATGAGATCGCTGCGTCCCGGAAAGCCGGTGCGTGA
- a CDS encoding DegT/DnrJ/EryC1/StrS family aminotransferase, with translation MSAEAVLSRINVMKPWLGEEEARALAEVVASGWVAQGPKVKEFEEKFAAAQGVRHAVAASSCTTALHLALAVAGIGPGDDVVVPSLSFIATANAVTYLGARPVFCDVDPVTGNVTAETIHAALTLDTRAVIVVDQGGVPLDLDPIRVLCDRHEITVIEDAACAVGSTYRGRPVGAGADVAVWSFHPRKILTTGEGGMLTTNRADWAARARTLREHSMSVSAADRHGPMLAPPEFFLEVGFNYRMTDLQAAVGIVQLGRLPEVLARRREIAARYVAGLSGLRGLRLVSDPPYGTSNFQSFWIEVLPTFGTTREGLLERLAEAGISARRGIMAAHRQPAYKWRDTGNACLQQTERLNDRTLILPVFHELDDEGMNRVISTIRAAAAGADA, from the coding sequence ATGAGTGCTGAAGCGGTGCTCTCGCGGATCAACGTCATGAAGCCGTGGCTGGGGGAGGAAGAAGCGCGGGCTTTGGCCGAGGTGGTTGCCTCGGGTTGGGTGGCGCAGGGGCCGAAGGTGAAGGAGTTCGAGGAGAAGTTCGCAGCGGCGCAGGGGGTGCGCCACGCCGTCGCGGCCTCCAGCTGCACCACCGCGCTGCATCTGGCGTTGGCGGTGGCCGGCATTGGTCCCGGGGACGATGTGGTGGTGCCGTCACTGTCCTTCATCGCGACGGCGAACGCCGTGACCTATCTGGGGGCGCGGCCGGTGTTTTGCGATGTGGATCCGGTGACCGGCAACGTCACGGCGGAAACCATCCATGCGGCGCTGACGCTGGATACGCGGGCCGTGATCGTGGTAGACCAGGGTGGGGTGCCGCTGGACCTGGACCCCATCCGGGTCCTGTGCGACCGGCATGAGATCACCGTCATCGAGGACGCCGCCTGCGCGGTGGGATCAACGTACCGGGGACGTCCCGTGGGCGCCGGCGCGGACGTTGCTGTCTGGTCCTTCCACCCGCGGAAGATCCTCACCACGGGCGAGGGCGGGATGCTGACCACCAACAGGGCAGACTGGGCGGCCCGGGCCAGGACCCTGCGGGAGCATTCGATGAGCGTGTCCGCGGCGGACCGGCACGGTCCAATGCTGGCCCCGCCCGAGTTCTTCCTCGAAGTGGGGTTCAACTACCGGATGACGGACCTGCAGGCCGCCGTCGGCATCGTGCAGCTGGGCCGGCTCCCGGAGGTGCTGGCGCGGCGGCGGGAGATCGCGGCCAGGTACGTGGCCGGGCTGTCCGGCCTGCGGGGGCTGCGGCTGGTGTCTGATCCGCCGTACGGCACCTCGAATTTCCAGTCATTCTGGATCGAGGTGCTGCCCACCTTCGGCACCACCCGCGAGGGCCTGCTGGAGCGACTGGCCGAGGCCGGCATCTCGGCGCGGCGGGGCATCATGGCCGCGCACCGGCAGCCCGCCTACAAGTGGCGTGACACGGGCAACGCCTGCCTGCAGCAGACGGAACGGCTCAACGACAGGACGCTGATCCTGCCGGTCTTCCACGAGCTCGACGACGAAGGAATGAACCGCGTCATCAGTACCATCCGCGCCGCCGCGGCCGGAGCGGACGCATGA
- a CDS encoding acetyltransferase, with protein sequence MSELILIAASGLAREVLAMVRSSGQYDVVGLLDDDREMAGVTVDGAPVLGTIDDAVNFKHAFVLVCIGSGRAREAVVERLTAQGFNESRYATAVDPSVQYPEGCRIGRGSILLRNVTLTAAVTIGAHVVAMPSVTFTHDDDVADFATFAAGVSLGGGVRVGRAAYLGMNASVRERTSVGAYATVGMGAAVLSNVPDGETWVGVPAHEIERAAFNYGGAL encoded by the coding sequence ATGAGCGAGCTGATCCTGATCGCTGCCAGCGGCCTGGCCCGCGAAGTCCTGGCGATGGTGCGCAGCAGTGGCCAGTACGACGTCGTCGGACTGCTGGATGACGACCGCGAAATGGCGGGCGTGACCGTGGACGGCGCACCGGTGCTCGGGACGATCGATGACGCTGTGAACTTCAAGCACGCGTTCGTCCTGGTGTGTATCGGCTCGGGCAGGGCGCGTGAGGCCGTGGTGGAGCGGCTCACGGCCCAGGGTTTCAACGAGTCGCGGTATGCCACCGCGGTGGACCCCTCGGTCCAATACCCGGAGGGGTGCCGGATCGGCCGGGGCAGCATCCTGCTGCGTAATGTCACTCTGACCGCGGCCGTGACCATCGGCGCGCACGTTGTGGCGATGCCGTCGGTGACCTTCACGCACGACGACGACGTGGCGGACTTCGCCACGTTCGCTGCGGGGGTCTCGCTGGGCGGCGGGGTCCGGGTTGGCCGGGCAGCCTACCTTGGCATGAACGCCAGCGTCCGCGAACGGACCTCAGTAGGTGCCTACGCGACGGTGGGGATGGGCGCGGCCGTGCTGAGCAACGTGCCCGACGGCGAGACCTGGGTTGGGGTGCCGGCCCACGAGATCGAACGGGCGGCTTTCAATTACGGAGGAGCGCTGTGA
- a CDS encoding glycosyltransferase family 4 protein produces MRILVYPHELAMGGSQINALDLAAAVRELGHDVCIYATDGVLLDKVNELELPYIRAPRSRYSVDPGTIRKLNSTVRQMNIDIVHAYEWTAIVNTGFGPHLTGKPKAVMTVLSMDIPDFLPRDIPMIVGTQGLAELEAQRRDNVHVIEPPINTELNKSRGTDTARRQIGIPSQSLVVSIIGRLTTDLGKLDGVLAAIRVIDKLALVRDVILAIAGDGEGFTEVHGLASTVNQRHGREVVRVLGNVLDPRPVYDAADVVLGMGSSALRGMAFSKPLIVQGRCGFWRTASPETEAQFLKDGWFGTVGAGEVELESALSELLADAPRREMLGDYGRRLVEERFGVAQAAERLVSIYRAQLSAPRKPAAHAASVARSGFETAKFRLSMRRQMRSVRMTNSPGGT; encoded by the coding sequence ATGAGGATCTTGGTCTACCCACATGAACTGGCAATGGGTGGCAGCCAAATCAACGCCCTGGATCTTGCCGCCGCTGTCCGCGAATTGGGGCACGACGTGTGCATCTACGCCACAGACGGCGTCCTGCTGGACAAAGTGAACGAACTGGAACTGCCCTACATCCGCGCCCCGCGAAGCCGATACTCCGTTGATCCCGGAACCATCCGGAAACTGAATTCAACCGTCCGCCAAATGAATATCGATATTGTGCACGCTTATGAATGGACCGCAATAGTTAATACCGGGTTTGGTCCACATCTCACGGGGAAGCCCAAGGCTGTCATGACGGTGCTTTCCATGGATATTCCCGATTTTCTTCCACGCGATATTCCCATGATCGTGGGTACGCAGGGGCTCGCTGAGCTGGAGGCACAGCGCCGGGATAACGTTCATGTCATCGAGCCCCCGATCAATACCGAACTTAACAAATCCAGGGGGACAGATACGGCGCGCCGGCAAATCGGAATTCCATCCCAGTCTCTGGTCGTAAGTATTATTGGTCGGCTCACCACGGATCTCGGCAAACTCGACGGTGTGCTGGCTGCCATAAGGGTCATCGACAAGCTGGCCCTTGTGCGGGACGTAATCTTGGCCATTGCCGGTGACGGTGAGGGGTTCACGGAGGTGCACGGGCTCGCATCCACCGTGAACCAACGCCACGGGAGAGAAGTGGTTCGCGTCTTGGGAAACGTCCTGGATCCCCGCCCCGTTTACGACGCCGCCGACGTCGTTCTTGGCATGGGCAGTTCGGCGCTTCGAGGCATGGCATTCTCTAAGCCTCTGATCGTGCAGGGACGTTGCGGCTTCTGGCGGACGGCGAGCCCGGAGACTGAAGCGCAATTCCTGAAAGACGGATGGTTCGGAACTGTGGGCGCGGGTGAAGTCGAACTCGAAAGTGCCCTGTCAGAGCTTCTGGCCGATGCGCCACGGCGGGAGATGTTGGGAGACTACGGGCGCCGCCTGGTTGAAGAGAGGTTCGGCGTGGCCCAGGCAGCAGAACGTCTCGTATCCATATATCGCGCCCAGCTTTCCGCGCCCAGGAAACCCGCGGCCCATGCAGCCTCTGTCGCCCGATCTGGATTCGAGACGGCGAAATTCCGACTCTCAATGCGAAGGCAGATGCGTTCCGTTCGCATGACCAACTCCCCAGGGGGAACCTAA
- a CDS encoding lipopolysaccharide biosynthesis protein has protein sequence MPATEGSLDSLVRRGIAWSSVNSMVLKLGTFAMGIVLARLLAPEQFGVFAVALTVQLVLMSFADLGMTADLVRSAAPEKIAPTIATFGFGSGALLTVTLILSAPSLAALMGSPEAGPVIAVMAVSLVLAGAGVVPYASLQRRFAQKQLFIIALADFAISAILTVLLVLSGFGVMALAVGRIGAQSVTLVLQFVFSGERVRPGFDKTVAPGVLAYGLPVAGANVLSWALLNLDNVVISRLAGPVALGYYFLAFNISNWPMSALGQVVRSISIPAFARVASGKADRSLAAMAGPVWAVALLAGLILAVLSAPLIELVYGSRWLPAASILAWLGVFGALRTLFDLSASYLLARGAANSTLLVQVAWIAGLTPAVVLAMLSGGTTGVAFAHLLTGLLVVCPAYVLALRRAGADVRSVAGKIWPPAVAALPSAAVTLVVTQTVAAPAAAVLVGAAAGTCMYILLLFRWFRRQLVDAAGFLREAATNDPLHPADQVPTPSGGMP, from the coding sequence GTGCCGGCGACCGAAGGAAGCCTCGACTCCCTGGTTCGCCGTGGAATCGCTTGGAGCAGCGTCAACAGCATGGTCCTCAAACTAGGGACCTTCGCTATGGGGATTGTTCTGGCCCGGCTGCTTGCACCGGAGCAGTTCGGCGTATTCGCCGTCGCATTGACCGTGCAGCTTGTCCTTATGTCGTTTGCCGACCTCGGGATGACAGCGGACCTGGTCCGATCAGCTGCTCCCGAAAAGATTGCCCCCACCATTGCCACCTTCGGCTTCGGCTCCGGGGCACTGCTCACCGTCACGTTGATTCTGTCCGCCCCGAGTCTCGCCGCGCTGATGGGCAGCCCCGAAGCAGGCCCTGTCATAGCCGTTATGGCTGTTTCGCTGGTGCTCGCAGGAGCCGGAGTTGTTCCATACGCGTCACTGCAAAGGCGCTTCGCACAGAAGCAACTGTTCATCATCGCTCTGGCAGACTTTGCCATCAGCGCGATCCTCACTGTCTTGCTTGTCCTGAGCGGCTTTGGCGTCATGGCCTTGGCGGTGGGGAGGATAGGTGCCCAATCGGTGACGCTGGTACTCCAGTTCGTATTCTCAGGCGAGCGGGTGCGGCCTGGCTTTGACAAAACCGTGGCCCCTGGAGTTCTCGCCTACGGACTGCCTGTGGCCGGGGCCAACGTCCTGTCTTGGGCCCTTTTGAATTTGGATAATGTAGTCATTTCGCGGCTTGCCGGCCCGGTTGCGCTTGGCTATTACTTCCTCGCATTCAACATCTCAAACTGGCCGATGAGCGCTCTTGGCCAGGTGGTCCGTTCCATCTCCATTCCCGCTTTCGCCAGAGTTGCCTCCGGCAAGGCAGATAGGAGTCTTGCCGCAATGGCGGGGCCGGTATGGGCCGTAGCGTTGTTGGCGGGCCTGATACTCGCCGTTCTGTCCGCACCACTGATTGAACTTGTTTACGGCAGCCGCTGGCTTCCGGCGGCATCGATACTTGCGTGGCTGGGAGTATTTGGCGCCCTGCGGACCCTCTTTGACCTCTCCGCTTCCTATCTCCTTGCACGAGGCGCAGCCAACAGCACCCTCCTGGTGCAGGTGGCCTGGATAGCCGGGTTGACTCCCGCAGTTGTACTCGCAATGCTCTCCGGCGGAACAACCGGGGTTGCATTCGCCCACCTGCTCACGGGGTTGCTGGTCGTGTGTCCGGCATACGTTCTCGCCCTCCGCCGGGCCGGGGCGGACGTCCGGTCCGTGGCAGGGAAGATCTGGCCACCCGCTGTGGCGGCCCTCCCTTCTGCCGCGGTAACCCTCGTAGTGACCCAAACTGTCGCTGCGCCGGCAGCGGCAGTCCTCGTGGGAGCTGCGGCCGGCACCTGTATGTACATCCTGCTGCTCTTCCGTTGGTTCCGTCGGCAGTTGGTAGATGCCGCCGGCTTCCTACGGGAAGCGGCCACAAACGATCCGCTGCATCCCGCGGACCAGGTACCGACACCCTCCGGAGGTATGCCATGA
- a CDS encoding DegT/DnrJ/EryC1/StrS family aminotransferase, producing the protein MTKTIVPLVDLSHQQIQINDLIREGFNRVIAESSFIMGPQVGEFEEAWARYCGVPFAMGVGNGTDAIEFALRAAGAGPGTEVVLPANTFVATAGAVQRCGARVVLADCNDHFLIDSAQAADRVTAKTKAVIGVHLYGQPAAVEELRSAVPPDVAVVEDMAQAQGATRNGVRAGALGDVAATSFYPGKNLGAYGDAGAVMSIRQEFAERVRRLRNHGGINRYEHLEVGFNSRLDTLQAVVLNAKLALLDQWNSQRVEAAIRYQQLLDDLEMMTLPKAAIGNGHVFHLYVVRVPDRDRVVRELNAAGIGAGIHYPSPVHLLPAYAHLGHQKGDFPTAEEQSAEIMSLPLFPGITAGQQEQVADCLRRVLGA; encoded by the coding sequence ATGACAAAGACGATCGTTCCCTTGGTGGATTTGTCCCATCAACAAATCCAAATTAACGATCTCATTCGCGAAGGCTTCAATCGTGTAATTGCCGAATCAAGCTTCATCATGGGACCTCAGGTGGGAGAGTTCGAGGAAGCCTGGGCCCGCTACTGCGGTGTTCCCTTCGCCATGGGTGTGGGCAACGGGACTGACGCTATCGAATTTGCGCTGCGGGCGGCAGGAGCCGGCCCCGGTACAGAGGTTGTGCTTCCGGCCAACACGTTTGTGGCTACGGCAGGCGCAGTTCAAAGGTGTGGCGCCCGTGTGGTGCTCGCGGACTGCAATGATCATTTCCTGATCGACTCCGCCCAAGCCGCTGACAGGGTTACGGCAAAAACAAAGGCAGTCATTGGCGTCCATCTGTACGGACAGCCTGCAGCAGTTGAGGAACTGCGCAGCGCTGTCCCGCCGGACGTGGCGGTCGTAGAGGACATGGCACAGGCGCAGGGGGCGACGCGAAATGGCGTGCGTGCGGGTGCTTTGGGTGATGTGGCAGCGACCAGCTTTTACCCGGGCAAGAACCTTGGAGCTTATGGAGATGCTGGTGCCGTCATGAGCATCAGGCAGGAATTCGCCGAGCGGGTCAGGCGGCTCCGGAACCATGGCGGAATCAACCGCTATGAACACCTCGAGGTGGGCTTCAACTCGAGGCTGGATACGCTTCAGGCCGTAGTTCTCAATGCGAAGCTGGCACTCCTTGACCAATGGAATTCGCAGCGCGTCGAAGCCGCAATCCGCTACCAGCAGCTCCTTGACGACCTGGAGATGATGACGCTTCCCAAGGCTGCGATTGGTAACGGCCACGTGTTTCACCTGTATGTGGTGCGGGTGCCAGACCGGGACAGGGTGGTAAGGGAACTTAATGCGGCCGGTATTGGAGCAGGAATTCATTATCCCAGCCCGGTGCATCTCCTGCCGGCGTACGCGCATTTGGGGCACCAAAAGGGAGACTTTCCAACTGCTGAGGAACAGTCCGCAGAAATCATGTCTCTTCCGTTGTTTCCGGGAATTACCGCCGGGCAACAGGAACAAGTGGCCGACTGCCTGCGCAGGGTGCTGGGCGCATGA
- a CDS encoding glycosyltransferase family 2 protein — protein MTTLQEAPERVSQRIRIKPQKTRTYKPKVSVVIACYNYARYLPDAVQSCISQLDVDVEIIIVDDASTDNSRAVAELLRERHPNVSCIHRPDNGGPVEAFNDGARVATGEFLVRLDADDMLTPGSLGRATLVAQAFPSVGLVYGHPLHFSKLQLPSPRVRPTAWTVWPGREWLTDRCRSGKNVITSPEVLMRRSLLERYGYLSPLAHSHDMELWLRLSAFSDVAYIHGADQAWHREHAKSLSATHVDDVVDFRERVAAFRVLFEGPAGAHPDSTNLYALARRSLAKEALWKTRHELARGIQFSSLRTTWLDLSAAMDPAIISSPEWNRLHLQPAEWFLPPLLRPRAVALRLRGRIKSDLAWHRWHRTGVF, from the coding sequence ATGACCACGCTTCAGGAGGCGCCTGAGCGGGTGTCTCAACGAATCAGGATCAAGCCGCAAAAAACCAGGACCTACAAACCGAAGGTGTCGGTTGTTATTGCCTGCTACAACTACGCCCGCTATCTTCCGGACGCGGTGCAGAGTTGCATTTCCCAGCTGGACGTAGACGTGGAAATCATCATTGTCGACGATGCCTCCACCGACAACAGCCGCGCTGTCGCGGAATTGCTCCGCGAGCGGCATCCCAATGTCTCGTGCATCCACCGCCCGGATAATGGAGGGCCCGTGGAAGCGTTCAACGACGGCGCGCGCGTTGCTACCGGTGAATTCCTCGTGCGACTTGATGCCGACGACATGCTGACACCCGGTTCTCTGGGGCGCGCCACCTTGGTAGCTCAGGCTTTTCCGTCGGTGGGACTGGTCTACGGGCACCCTCTCCATTTTTCGAAGCTGCAGCTTCCATCCCCTCGTGTACGGCCCACCGCATGGACCGTATGGCCGGGGAGGGAGTGGCTGACCGATCGTTGCCGTTCCGGCAAGAACGTCATCACTTCACCGGAAGTCCTGATGCGCCGCTCCCTGCTCGAAAGGTACGGCTATCTGTCACCTTTGGCGCACAGCCATGACATGGAGCTCTGGCTGAGGCTGTCCGCCTTCTCCGATGTGGCCTATATCCACGGCGCCGACCAGGCATGGCATCGCGAGCACGCCAAGAGCCTGTCAGCGACACATGTCGACGATGTCGTCGATTTCCGTGAACGCGTTGCCGCCTTCAGGGTTCTTTTTGAAGGGCCCGCCGGCGCACACCCCGATTCCACCAACCTTTATGCCCTGGCGCGGAGATCGTTGGCAAAAGAAGCACTCTGGAAAACACGGCACGAACTCGCCCGCGGCATACAGTTTTCATCGCTGCGAACAACCTGGCTGGATCTGTCCGCGGCCATGGATCCTGCAATTATCAGCAGTCCTGAATGGAACCGACTCCACCTGCAGCCTGCTGAATGGTTCCTACCACCCCTGTTGAGACCACGAGCCGTCGCCTTGCGACTGCGGGGGCGAATCAAATCCGATTTGGCGTGGCATAGGTGGCACAGGACAGGGGTTTTTTAG
- a CDS encoding rhamnosyltransferase WsaF family glycosyltransferase — protein sequence MTETRVRELVERIRTHGAGDIGRRAVRRLSNNLAVAFATSALDFPLLTQDVADSTKLCLAPPPGRRASQEALNLGWLCTPPGPGSGGHTTLFRMVKGMEDRGHKCTLLLYDRHGTNMSRAVAVVREYWPWLHADIRVVPASIQGFDGCVASSWETAHVLARRSAAAAIHRFYFIQDYEPFFFPRGSLYSLAEDSYRLGFTHIALGNMVADALFENAGVSSAAVPFGCDGDTYVLDNYGTRSGVVFYARESVDRRGTLLGELAMEDFHRRHPEQPIHVYGDPLPSWQVPHHHHGKLSPVQLNRLYNQCLAGLALSFTNISLVAEEMLSCGMAPIVNDHPFARKDLGTPGVRWAPATPGGIAEALCRAVEDPPSPGEAAHSASSARKSWELTKAKTAAIIEAQSFGGLQPGDVHT from the coding sequence ATGACTGAAACCCGCGTTCGGGAATTAGTCGAAAGAATTCGCACCCACGGTGCCGGGGATATCGGCCGCAGAGCCGTGAGGCGGTTAAGCAACAACCTTGCCGTTGCCTTCGCCACCTCAGCCCTTGATTTCCCGCTTCTCACGCAGGATGTCGCTGACTCAACCAAACTTTGCCTGGCGCCGCCCCCAGGGAGGAGAGCGTCGCAGGAAGCCCTGAACCTGGGGTGGCTCTGTACCCCACCAGGTCCGGGATCCGGCGGCCACACCACTCTTTTCCGAATGGTGAAAGGGATGGAGGATCGGGGCCACAAGTGCACGCTCCTCCTGTACGATCGCCACGGCACCAACATGTCACGTGCAGTCGCAGTAGTCCGCGAGTATTGGCCTTGGCTGCACGCCGACATACGTGTAGTCCCAGCCTCTATCCAAGGATTTGATGGGTGTGTGGCGAGCTCCTGGGAAACAGCACATGTCCTTGCGCGCCGGAGCGCTGCAGCAGCGATCCATCGCTTCTATTTCATTCAGGATTACGAACCCTTCTTTTTTCCGAGGGGCAGCCTGTACAGCCTGGCAGAGGACAGTTATCGGCTTGGCTTCACGCACATAGCCTTGGGAAACATGGTGGCCGACGCGTTGTTTGAAAACGCGGGCGTCTCGTCTGCTGCAGTTCCCTTTGGATGCGACGGAGACACGTATGTCCTCGACAATTACGGCACGAGGAGCGGCGTGGTCTTCTACGCACGCGAAAGTGTGGACCGCAGAGGCACGTTGTTGGGTGAACTCGCAATGGAAGACTTTCATAGGAGGCACCCGGAGCAGCCCATCCACGTGTATGGCGATCCACTTCCGTCATGGCAGGTTCCGCACCACCATCACGGGAAGCTGTCGCCGGTACAGTTGAACCGTCTATATAACCAATGTCTGGCAGGGCTGGCCCTTTCCTTCACCAATATTTCCTTGGTGGCGGAAGAAATGCTTTCCTGCGGGATGGCGCCGATAGTGAACGACCACCCCTTCGCGAGGAAAGATCTTGGTACCCCAGGTGTCCGGTGGGCACCGGCAACCCCTGGTGGTATAGCCGAAGCACTCTGCCGGGCCGTCGAAGACCCTCCCTCGCCCGGAGAAGCCGCGCACTCAGCGTCCTCAGCGCGGAAGTCATGGGAGCTAACCAAGGCGAAAACTGCCGCCATTATCGAGGCGCAATCGTTCGGAGGGCTTCAACCGGGGGATGTCCACACATGA
- a CDS encoding O-antigen ligase family protein encodes MTWNIARTSKVNPPAVLYLVLLATLVLPSYMVLPAFGASGSAGQVLAVGTFLLWLVASGLGLHNPMPFGHPGRAAMLFWIIASCASYAAMFAGFSGGNDAAGRAGADRWLILLLAGAGVTLLTTETVRSVESVKSLVRWVMAGAAFCCVVALAQFALRINPMEWVASMMVGFEDNGSGTAFQAREAFMRVAGTTMHPIELGVVCSMLLPLAIWWSLFDSAARKSARVLLPILIFAGNVITVSRTGLIGLAIAALILIPYLPDLARRWAMVVVPLGIVSLFLLVPGMVSTLFSSATAGSSDSSITYRTDDYPLAWQLFFDRPWLGLGPGSWLPIDAKDIFDNQYLLTIATMGGIGLAALLAYFLAPLFASLTAAHHAKTPETRVLAGAVGAAMLVAAVSAGTFDALSFQTFALLCPFFVGLSGVVWLLVKDQLSYHTMASVPPPERRRTGEGTKWTR; translated from the coding sequence ATGACATGGAACATTGCCCGCACTTCGAAAGTGAATCCTCCGGCAGTCCTCTATCTTGTCCTTTTGGCGACGCTTGTTCTGCCCTCGTATATGGTTCTCCCGGCCTTCGGCGCAAGCGGAAGTGCAGGCCAGGTCCTGGCAGTAGGGACGTTCCTGCTATGGCTAGTAGCGTCAGGGTTAGGGCTGCATAACCCGATGCCTTTTGGTCATCCCGGCAGGGCAGCCATGCTCTTTTGGATCATTGCCAGCTGCGCCAGCTATGCAGCGATGTTTGCCGGTTTCAGCGGCGGCAACGACGCCGCCGGCAGAGCCGGAGCCGATCGGTGGCTCATATTGCTGCTGGCAGGTGCCGGCGTGACTTTGCTGACCACCGAAACGGTCCGGTCAGTTGAATCTGTCAAATCTCTTGTGCGGTGGGTCATGGCCGGGGCTGCCTTCTGCTGCGTCGTCGCTTTGGCCCAATTTGCCCTGCGGATAAACCCCATGGAATGGGTGGCTTCCATGATGGTCGGATTTGAGGACAACGGCTCCGGCACCGCTTTCCAAGCTCGGGAGGCATTCATGCGTGTGGCCGGAACTACGATGCACCCGATCGAACTGGGTGTTGTCTGCTCCATGCTTTTGCCCTTGGCCATCTGGTGGAGTCTGTTCGATTCAGCAGCGCGAAAGTCAGCCCGTGTTCTGCTACCGATCCTGATCTTTGCCGGGAACGTCATCACCGTGTCCCGCACGGGGCTAATTGGTTTAGCCATTGCAGCACTCATCCTCATCCCGTACCTGCCGGACCTGGCGAGGCGATGGGCCATGGTGGTGGTTCCTTTGGGAATCGTAAGTCTCTTCCTCTTGGTTCCCGGTATGGTTTCCACTCTCTTTTCTTCCGCTACAGCAGGTTCATCGGACTCTTCAATTACTTATAGGACTGATGACTACCCGCTGGCCTGGCAACTATTCTTCGATCGTCCATGGCTTGGTCTGGGACCGGGGTCCTGGCTGCCTATAGATGCAAAGGACATATTCGACAACCAGTATTTGCTGACAATAGCAACAATGGGAGGAATAGGACTTGCGGCACTCCTGGCCTATTTTCTGGCCCCACTCTTTGCCAGCCTCACTGCAGCGCACCATGCAAAGACACCTGAGACGCGAGTGCTGGCAGGAGCGGTAGGTGCCGCCATGCTCGTGGCCGCTGTATCTGCGGGAACATTTGATGCCCTGTCATTCCAGACGTTCGCCCTACTTTGCCCCTTCTTCGTGGGGCTCAGCGGCGTGGTCTGGCTTTTGGTCAAAGATCAACTTTCATATCACACAATGGCGTCAGTACCGCCGCCAGAACGTAGAAGAACTGGGGAAGGAACAAAATGGACCCGCTGA